A segment of the bacterium genome:
CTTGCCGGCGCCGCACGCGGTTGCTGGAATTCGGAATATTGGCGGGAGTCGGCGCGTTTTGTCTCGAAGTAGCCGGTCGATCCGCTCGTGGAGCTGCCGCTTCCTACTGTTGACATATAAACAAATATTGTTTACATTTATACCAACAGGAGGAACGGCGATGGCCCTTGCAAAGACACGCCAAACGCACGTTGATCTGGACGCCCACGAATCCCGGAAGGCACTCGCCAAGCTGGTGATGCAGCTATTCCGGCTCTGGAAGATCAGCACGGCGGATCAACTGAACCTCCTCGGCTTGAGCGGGAACAGCCGGGCGATGTTGTCCAAGTACGCTCGCGGCGAGGCGCTCCCTTCCACCCGCGACATGCAGGACCGGGTGGGATGGCTCCTTTCGGTACATAAGGCGCTCCGGCTTCTCTACCCGAGGAATGAGGAGATGCTCTACTCCTGGGTGAACCGTCGGAACGAGGCGTTCGGCAACCTGACGCCTCTCGCCGTCATGAAGGAGCAGGGGATCATCGGGATTGCCCGGGTTTCCCGATACCTCGATTTCTACCGGGGTCAGTGATGCCTCTGTTCGCACGCGTGCGCGATTTCGATGCGGATGCGTACCGGAACATCGTCTCCTTGCGGGAGTCGCAGGATCTTTTCGATGACCTGACGGGCGGGGACGCCTCGATGAGCGCGATCGCCATCGAGGCCGAGGCGAAGGTGAAAGCCAACATTCCTCCCGGGCTGATTCCCCGCGGGTTCCACTACACCATATCGATCAACTATCCTTTTGAAAATGAGCCGTATTTGAAAACCCGGTACGGCAACGGCTCGTACGGCGTCTGGTATGGTTCGCTGGCGCTGAATACCACCATTCACGAGACGGCTTTTCATATGGTCAAGGAAGAATCGGGGATCGAAGGAAACACAGGGTTGATCCACAGGGAACGGGCGGTCTACCGGATTCACTGCAAGGCGCTTCTGATCGACCTTTCCGGCAAGGAAGCCGAATACCCGGCACTGGTCGGGGAGGAGTACGGGTACACCCAGCAGATTGGGGAAAGGCTCCGAAGAGAAGGGCATCCAGGGCTTCTTTCTCCTTCCGCCCGGCAGAAAAGAGGGATCAACCTGGTTTCCTTCTCCCCGGCGATCCTCTCCAATCCCCGGTTGTCCTGCTACCTCACATACACCTGCGATCCGGGTCGGCGGATCGTCACCGTCGAGCGAACCGTGGGCAAGGTACTGTTCACGCTGCGGTTCTGATGTTCACGCATGCCGTCGGGATTACGCGGGGAGCTCGAACTCCCCGCGGGCGATCCGTCCGGCCATGTCGCCATGGTCGGCCTGCGTCGGGGACGGCGACACGACGTGAAGCACGATCATGTCCGTCTTCGCCTTGACGCCCCGGGGAACCTTCCTCGGGACGACGACGAGATCCCCTTCCTTGACGATGCGCCGCTCCTTTCCCGCGATCACTTCCCCTTCCCCGGAAAGGATGTAGAGGGCGACGTGCACGTCGGGGGCGTGGACGGGGATGAACTGCCCCGCGCGGAACGTGGCGCGGACCACTTTCATCTCGGGGCTCTCGAACAGGGGACGGGGCAGGAACCGGTTCGGGTCGAACTCGGGATCCTTCTTCGGCCGCGCGAACACGGGATCGCTCATCTTTGTACCTCCGGGATCAGGATATCCACGGGTCCAGTCTCCCCCTTCGTCCTATCCCCGTCCTTGACCGGGGTCAATCACGACCCGGCAGGCAATGGCATGTGGAATCCGGAATATCCACTTGACAAGCAAACGTCCGATCGGAGAACATATCAGCAATATCTGATTATGCTGATATGTTCGTATATTAAGATATTGAAAGAAAGGGGCGGCGATGAAGAAGAAGGAGAAAGGCGAACCGTGCTGCGAAACGCCGGAGTTCGGCGGCTGCAAGGTCGAGTCGCTGGTGACGGTGGACGACCGGGGACAGATGGTCCTTCCCAAGGAGCTTCGCGACAGGGCGGGGATCAAGGGAGGCGACAAGCTGGCG
Coding sequences within it:
- a CDS encoding RES family NAD+ phosphorylase, with product MPLFARVRDFDADAYRNIVSLRESQDLFDDLTGGDASMSAIAIEAEAKVKANIPPGLIPRGFHYTISINYPFENEPYLKTRYGNGSYGVWYGSLALNTTIHETAFHMVKEESGIEGNTGLIHRERAVYRIHCKALLIDLSGKEAEYPALVGEEYGYTQQIGERLRREGHPGLLSPSARQKRGINLVSFSPAILSNPRLSCYLTYTCDPGRRIVTVERTVGKVLFTLRF
- a CDS encoding cupin domain-containing protein → MSDPVFARPKKDPEFDPNRFLPRPLFESPEMKVVRATFRAGQFIPVHAPDVHVALYILSGEGEVIAGKERRIVKEGDLVVVPRKVPRGVKAKTDMIVLHVVSPSPTQADHGDMAGRIARGEFELPA
- a CDS encoding MbcA/ParS/Xre antitoxin family protein encodes the protein MALAKTRQTHVDLDAHESRKALAKLVMQLFRLWKISTADQLNLLGLSGNSRAMLSKYARGEALPSTRDMQDRVGWLLSVHKALRLLYPRNEEMLYSWVNRRNEAFGNLTPLAVMKEQGIIGIARVSRYLDFYRGQ
- a CDS encoding HgcAB-associated protein gives rise to the protein MKKKEKGEPCCETPEFGGCKVESLVTVDDRGQMVLPKELRDRAGIKGGDKLAVIGWEKGGKVCCLSLIRVEELSTMVKGVLGPMMGDLIQKA